A stretch of the Candidatus Margulisiibacteriota bacterium genome encodes the following:
- a CDS encoding sulfide/dihydroorotate dehydrogenase-like FAD/NAD-binding protein, whose product MARLQAIKRLSESVYRLTVAAPEIAAKHQPGQFIVLRIDAAGERIPLTIADKNTDAGTIDLIVQAVGKTTRQLVDLPAGADILDLAGPLGLPTQITKLGTVVMIGGGVGAAPLYPIARGFQQIGNKVITILGARNKDLLILPAEFAELSDELILMTDDGSLGEKGLVTHALQKLIDQKIEIKKVVAIGPLIMMKFVTELAGKYGIPTVVSLNSLMIDGTGMCGGCRVRVGGETKFTCVHGPEFDGQQVDFDTLLKRANIYKHEEQCRLEAYLKRGGHG is encoded by the coding sequence ATGGCGCGGCTCCAAGCAATAAAACGGCTGTCCGAAAGCGTCTACCGCCTGACGGTGGCCGCGCCGGAGATAGCCGCTAAACATCAGCCGGGGCAATTTATCGTCCTGCGCATTGACGCGGCGGGCGAGCGTATACCGCTGACTATTGCGGACAAAAATACAGACGCAGGGACGATCGATTTGATCGTGCAGGCGGTGGGCAAAACCACGCGGCAGTTGGTCGATCTGCCAGCTGGCGCGGATATTCTCGATCTGGCGGGGCCGCTGGGGCTGCCGACGCAGATTACCAAACTCGGCACAGTGGTCATGATCGGCGGGGGCGTGGGCGCCGCGCCGCTGTATCCGATCGCCAGGGGTTTTCAGCAAATTGGGAACAAAGTTATAACTATTCTTGGCGCGCGGAATAAAGACCTGCTGATTTTGCCGGCTGAATTCGCGGAACTGAGCGACGAATTGATCCTGATGACCGATGACGGCTCGCTGGGCGAAAAAGGCTTGGTCACCCATGCTCTGCAAAAATTGATCGACCAAAAAATTGAAATAAAAAAAGTCGTGGCGATCGGGCCGTTGATCATGATGAAATTTGTCACGGAGCTGGCCGGAAAATACGGGATACCGACTGTCGTTAGTTTGAACAGTTTGATGATCGACGGCACCGGCATGTGCGGCGGCTGCCGGGTGCGCGTGGGCGGCGAGACGAAATTTACCTGCGTGCATGGGCCGGAGTTTGACGGACAGCAGGTGGATTTTGACACGCTGCTCAAGCGCGCGAACATTTACAAACACGAAGAACAATGCCGGCTGGAAGCGTATTTAAAAAGAGGCGGGCATGGCTGA
- a CDS encoding NAD(P)H-dependent oxidoreductase subunit E: protein MAQVSSELQLSQELRDFIKTWKDKPGNLIMILHRVQQEFKYIPREAALYLAKELNVPLAKIYGVITFYHFFKLKKPGRHNIQVCIGTACYLKSGSDLLLELENLLGVGVGGVTADGLFSIEGVRCVGCCGLAPVAVIDGEVFGKLKKDKLPEIIAQFKTK, encoded by the coding sequence ATTGCTCAAGTGTCCAGCGAATTACAGTTGTCCCAGGAGCTGCGAGATTTTATCAAGACATGGAAAGACAAGCCGGGTAACCTCATTATGATATTGCATCGCGTCCAGCAGGAGTTCAAATATATTCCGCGCGAAGCGGCATTATATCTGGCCAAAGAATTAAATGTCCCGCTGGCCAAAATTTACGGCGTGATTACTTTTTATCATTTTTTCAAGCTCAAGAAACCGGGGCGGCACAATATTCAGGTCTGCATCGGCACGGCCTGCTATCTCAAGAGCGGCAGCGACCTGCTGCTGGAGCTGGAAAATCTGCTCGGCGTGGGCGTGGGCGGTGTAACCGCGGACGGTCTGTTTTCGATAGAAGGCGTGCGCTGCGTGGGTTGCTGCGGGCTGGCGCCTGTGGCGGTTATCGACGGCGAGGTTTTCGGCAAGCTCAAAAAAGAC
- a CDS encoding RNA polymerase sigma factor, with amino-acid sequence MAKADNYAAEFRAGDAAAFKRMYEDTSALLYRVVFRLTGSREDAEDILHDVYIKAYQARRSYQPQLSGLQTWLYRIAVNHALNFLKRKKWLGGNLANLFGRQETEDVAESYAGAAENETLQKLLQEIPENYRVCVVLRDIEDRPYDEIAGILNVELGTVKSRLSRGRQILKSLYERSERPCEKT; translated from the coding sequence ATGGCCAAAGCAGATAATTACGCGGCGGAGTTTAGAGCCGGAGACGCCGCGGCTTTTAAGCGGATGTATGAGGATACTTCAGCCCTGCTGTATCGCGTGGTTTTTCGCTTGACCGGCTCGCGTGAGGACGCCGAGGATATTTTGCATGATGTGTATATCAAGGCGTATCAGGCGCGGCGGTCATACCAGCCGCAGCTGTCCGGTCTACAGACCTGGCTGTATAGAATAGCCGTAAATCATGCGCTCAATTTTTTGAAGCGCAAAAAATGGCTGGGCGGCAATTTGGCCAATTTGTTTGGTCGGCAGGAAACCGAGGATGTGGCCGAGAGTTACGCTGGCGCGGCGGAAAATGAGACGCTGCAAAAACTCTTGCAAGAAATCCCGGAAAATTACCGCGTCTGCGTAGTGCTACGCGATATAGAAGACCGGCCCTATGACGAAATCGCTGGAATTTTAAATGTGGAGCTGGGTACTGTGAAATCGCGGCTGAGCCGCGGCCGGCAAATACTGAAAAGTTTATACGAAAGGAGTGAACGGCCATGCGAAAAAACATAA
- a CDS encoding SDR family oxidoreductase: MSGRTYSLNQRALVTGGAGFLGSHLCERLLREKMDVVCLDNFFTGQKRNIERLIGNPYFEVARHDVTLPYFVEVDQIYNLACPASPPHYQYNPVKTVKTSVHGAINMLGLAKRTKARILQASTSEVYGDPSVHPQTESYWGNVNPIGIRSCYDEGKRCAETLFFDYHRQNNVDIKVARIFNTYGPRMHPNDGRVVSNFIMQALRGEDITIYGNGTQTRSFCYIDDLIDALVALMRSRQDFTGPVNLGNPDEFTMLELAEQVLKLTKSKSKITHQPLPQDDPRQRRPDITLAKKELAWQPKVPLAEGLKETIAYFKTL; the protein is encoded by the coding sequence ATGAGCGGACGTACATATTCGTTAAACCAGCGCGCGCTGGTCACCGGCGGCGCGGGATTTCTGGGCAGTCATCTTTGCGAACGCTTGCTGCGTGAAAAAATGGATGTGGTCTGTCTCGACAATTTTTTCACCGGACAGAAACGCAACATCGAGCGGCTTATCGGCAATCCGTATTTTGAAGTCGCGCGGCATGATGTCACTCTGCCGTATTTTGTGGAAGTCGATCAGATCTACAATTTAGCCTGCCCGGCCAGTCCTCCGCATTATCAATACAATCCAGTCAAGACCGTCAAGACCAGCGTGCACGGCGCGATCAATATGCTGGGTCTGGCCAAACGCACCAAAGCGCGCATTTTGCAGGCCTCGACCAGCGAAGTCTACGGCGACCCGTCCGTGCATCCACAGACGGAGAGTTACTGGGGCAATGTCAATCCGATCGGCATCCGCTCGTGCTACGACGAAGGTAAACGCTGTGCGGAAACTTTATTTTTTGATTATCACCGCCAAAACAATGTCGATATCAAAGTCGCGCGCATTTTTAATACTTACGGCCCGCGCATGCACCCCAACGACGGCCGTGTGGTCAGCAATTTTATTATGCAGGCTCTGCGCGGTGAGGATATTACGATCTACGGCAACGGCACCCAGACGCGCTCGTTTTGCTACATCGACGATCTCATCGACGCGCTCGTGGCCTTGATGCGGTCCCGCCAGGATTTCACCGGGCCGGTCAACCTCGGCAACCCGGATGAATTCACCATGCTGGAACTAGCCGAACAGGTGTTGAAGCTGACCAAAAGCAAATCTAAAATCACGCATCAACCCCTGCCACAGGACGACCCCCGGCAGCGCCGCCCGGACATTACACTGGCCAAAAAAGAACTGGCCTGGCAGCCAAAAGTTCCTCTGGCGGAAGGCTTAAAAGAAACGATCGCTTATTTCAAAACCCTCTAA
- a CDS encoding DUF3791 domain-containing protein: protein MSKEYKFLIYAIEAYKQKKNISGYQALSLFKQSGVYDYIIRRYDALHMLGTQYLLAEFDEIIQQSTAQQEQ, encoded by the coding sequence ATGAGCAAAGAATACAAATTTCTCATATATGCTATTGAAGCCTATAAACAAAAGAAAAATATTTCCGGCTATCAAGCCTTGTCTTTATTTAAGCAGTCTGGCGTGTATGATTATATTATACGCAGATATGACGCTCTGCATATGCTTGGCACCCAATATTTACTTGCCGAATTTGACGAGATAATTCAGCAAAGTACCGCTCAGCAGGAGCAATAA
- the gltA gene encoding NADPH-dependent glutamate synthase: MAEKIARQKKPEQSPQVRRANFREVSGGYSREQACLEAGRCLQCKNPACVSGCPVGVKIPQFIQKIKDGDFTGAYGTIHVDNYLPAVCGRVCPQETQCEGKCVLGKKGEPVAIGNLERFAADWAADTVVAALAPPPQPAARSAGKKIAVIGSGPSGLACAAELNAAGFAVTVYEALHELGGVLAYGIPEFRLPKEIVRREIKNLSAAGVRFETNAVIGRIYTVDDLLKNFSAVYIASGAGFPSFMNIAGEDLNGVYSANEYLTRLNLMKAYQPDTDTPIIKGRRVAVIGGGNVAMDAARSALRLGAERVYLIYRRSRAEMPARREEIQHAEEEGVEFLFLHNPVKYLGDEKGFVQKALIQKMTLGEPDASGRRRPEPQAGSEYELAVNAVIVAVGTQANPILKDTTPDLPTDKRGYIIVDENGRTAKKGVWAGGDIASGAATVILAMGAGKRSAKAIEKYIRSA; this comes from the coding sequence ATGGCTGAAAAAATTGCCAGACAAAAAAAACCGGAGCAGAGCCCGCAGGTCCGCCGCGCGAATTTCCGGGAAGTGTCGGGCGGCTACTCAAGAGAGCAGGCGTGTTTGGAGGCCGGCCGCTGCCTGCAATGCAAAAATCCAGCCTGTGTGTCCGGCTGTCCGGTCGGCGTGAAGATCCCGCAGTTTATTCAGAAAATTAAAGACGGCGATTTTACCGGAGCTTATGGGACCATTCACGTGGACAATTATTTGCCGGCGGTCTGCGGCCGCGTCTGTCCGCAGGAGACGCAGTGCGAGGGCAAATGCGTGCTCGGTAAAAAAGGCGAACCGGTGGCGATCGGCAATCTCGAAAGATTTGCGGCGGATTGGGCGGCGGATACTGTGGTGGCGGCGCTTGCGCCGCCCCCACAGCCAGCCGCCCGATCCGCCGGTAAAAAGATCGCCGTCATCGGCTCCGGGCCTTCCGGTCTGGCCTGCGCCGCGGAATTAAACGCCGCTGGTTTTGCGGTGACGGTTTACGAAGCTCTGCATGAACTCGGCGGCGTGCTGGCTTACGGCATACCGGAATTTCGCCTGCCCAAAGAGATCGTCCGCCGCGAGATAAAAAATCTGTCCGCCGCTGGCGTGCGTTTTGAGACGAACGCGGTCATCGGCAGGATTTACACGGTAGACGATTTGCTGAAAAATTTTTCCGCGGTGTATATTGCCAGCGGCGCGGGATTTCCGTCTTTTATGAATATCGCGGGCGAGGATCTGAACGGCGTGTATTCGGCTAACGAGTATCTGACGCGCCTCAATCTTATGAAAGCCTATCAACCCGACACGGACACGCCAATAATAAAAGGCCGCCGCGTGGCGGTGATCGGCGGCGGCAACGTGGCGATGGACGCGGCGCGCAGCGCGCTGCGTCTGGGCGCGGAGCGGGTCTATCTCATCTACCGGCGTTCGCGCGCCGAAATGCCGGCGCGCCGCGAGGAGATACAGCACGCCGAAGAAGAGGGCGTCGAATTTTTGTTTCTGCACAATCCCGTCAAGTATCTCGGCGATGAAAAAGGTTTTGTGCAAAAAGCGCTTATTCAGAAAATGACGCTGGGCGAGCCGGACGCTTCCGGCCGCCGCAGGCCGGAACCGCAGGCCGGCAGCGAATACGAGCTGGCGGTCAACGCGGTGATAGTGGCGGTCGGCACGCAGGCCAATCCGATACTCAAAGATACTACGCCGGATCTGCCGACGGACAAACGCGGCTACATCATCGTTGATGAAAATGGCCGGACTGCCAAAAAAGGCGTTTGGGCGGGCGGCGACATTGCCAGCGGCGCGGCGACAGTTATTCTGGCGATGGGCGCGGGCAAACGCTCGGCTAAGGCTATAGAAAAATATATTCGTTCTGCCTGA
- a CDS encoding Spy/CpxP family protein refolding chaperone encodes MGKIKIGLAVMVLAALVLAAPGGKEKGERHSGEFFKELNLTDAQTKQLDDNRKAAAKAMQDNQENSRKEYGGLFDELAKDNPNAGRIAQIKLNILDLESKRLDNMIDNASGLKKVLTKEQFAKFQEKQKRPNKDEKKERKTKAENKED; translated from the coding sequence ATGGGAAAAATAAAAATAGGTTTGGCGGTAATGGTTTTGGCGGCGCTGGTTTTGGCGGCTCCGGGCGGTAAAGAAAAAGGCGAACGCCACAGCGGAGAATTTTTTAAGGAATTGAATTTGACCGATGCGCAGACCAAGCAGCTGGATGATAATCGCAAGGCGGCGGCGAAAGCCATGCAGGACAATCAAGAAAACTCGCGCAAAGAGTACGGTGGCCTGTTCGACGAACTGGCTAAAGATAATCCCAATGCCGGCAGGATCGCGCAGATCAAGCTGAATATTCTGGATCTGGAATCTAAGCGTCTGGACAACATGATCGACAATGCCAGCGGTTTGAAAAAAGTTTTGACCAAAGAACAATTTGCCAAATTTCAGGAGAAACAAAAAAGACCCAATAAAGATGAGAAAAAAGAGAGAAAAACTAAAGCGGAAAATAAAGAGGATTAG
- the trmB gene encoding tRNA (guanosine(46)-N7)-methyltransferase TrmB has protein sequence MRAHPHYNPFNVREPAEHPDWTKVFARPEQPLDLEIGFSTGRWLVQYAKIFPERNIAGLEIRARFIEHARQRLAAEKLANAYVLKANAAAALPELFAPQVLSRAIIMFPDPWYKPRHLKRRVVSPKFLAELAVCLRGGAELHIATDRQGLAADMLADLTAAPEYQNKYAQYALENFTGLATDIELYNLERGRKIYRLVFVRR, from the coding sequence ATGCGCGCGCATCCGCATTACAATCCTTTCAATGTCCGCGAGCCGGCCGAACATCCCGACTGGACAAAAGTTTTTGCGCGGCCGGAGCAGCCGCTGGATTTAGAGATCGGTTTTTCGACCGGACGCTGGCTGGTACAGTACGCCAAAATTTTTCCGGAGCGCAATATCGCCGGCTTGGAAATACGCGCCAGATTTATCGAGCACGCGCGACAGCGGCTTGCTGCGGAAAAACTGGCCAATGCTTACGTGCTCAAAGCCAACGCCGCCGCCGCGCTGCCGGAATTATTTGCGCCGCAAGTTTTAAGCCGCGCCATAATTATGTTTCCCGATCCCTGGTACAAGCCGCGGCATCTCAAGCGGCGCGTGGTCAGTCCAAAATTTCTGGCGGAGCTGGCGGTGTGTCTGCGCGGCGGCGCGGAACTGCACATTGCTACCGATCGGCAGGGTCTGGCCGCGGACATGCTGGCGGATCTGACCGCGGCGCCGGAGTATCAAAACAAATATGCACAATACGCGCTGGAAAATTTTACGGGGCTGGCCACGGATATTGAGCTGTATAATCTAGAACGCGGCCGGAAAATTTACCGCCTAGTTTTTGTCAGGCGCTGA
- a CDS encoding DUF3990 domain-containing protein, with product MYHGSNIIVKKPEILEPNRGIDFGRGFYTTTNKEQAITFSQKIADRKSGAPVVSVYQFDEAASFPQLKLLSFDGASDAWFDLIIHCRKGNEPPQAADCIYGAVANDDVYLTLQLYETGVLSMEQAKAQLKIKKLFNQLVFKTPKSLEYLKFTEHFEVNYAAR from the coding sequence TTGTATCACGGCTCAAATATCATTGTCAAGAAACCGGAAATTTTGGAGCCCAATCGCGGCATCGATTTTGGCAGAGGTTTTTACACCACTACGAATAAAGAACAAGCCATAACATTTTCACAAAAAATAGCTGATAGAAAAAGCGGCGCGCCTGTTGTTTCGGTTTATCAGTTCGACGAAGCCGCTTCTTTCCCTCAATTAAAATTGCTTTCTTTTGACGGAGCTTCTGACGCTTGGTTTGACCTTATTATTCATTGCCGCAAAGGCAACGAGCCGCCGCAAGCCGCGGACTGCATCTACGGGGCGGTCGCTAATGATGACGTATATTTGACCCTGCAGTTATACGAGACCGGCGTGCTGTCTATGGAGCAGGCCAAAGCCCAACTCAAGATAAAGAAATTATTTAATCAACTTGTATTCAAAACGCCAAAATCTTTAGAATACTTGAAATTCACTGAACATTTTGAGGTGAATTATGCCGCCCGCTAA